From one Rhizobium rosettiformans genomic stretch:
- the rocF gene encoding arginase, with protein MAMQQKTVALIGVPLEEGSGRGGCAMGPAAYRIAGIGPAMRDLGYQVEDRGDLRPEPATDLADMPRAKNLPVVGAFTRAIEAATYEAATSGGVPILLGGDHSLSMGSVSGMARYASEVGRPLYVLWLDAHSDFNAPETSPSGNIHGMPVAFFCGKAEFAPILPKERPFVDPRHVYQVGIRSVDEEERRLISENAVNVYDMRAIDEEGMGSIVKRILADVREANALLHVSLDVDFLDPDVAPGVGTTVPGGATFREAHLIMELLHDSGLVSSLDLVELNPFLDDRGRSARVMVELAASLFGRRILDRPTRGG; from the coding sequence ATGGCCATGCAACAGAAGACTGTCGCCCTCATCGGGGTACCGCTCGAAGAGGGATCGGGCCGCGGCGGATGCGCCATGGGGCCTGCGGCCTATCGCATCGCGGGGATCGGTCCGGCCATGCGTGACCTCGGCTATCAAGTTGAGGATCGCGGCGATCTTCGGCCGGAGCCGGCGACGGATCTGGCGGACATGCCACGTGCCAAGAACCTGCCCGTCGTCGGCGCCTTCACCCGCGCAATCGAGGCCGCCACCTATGAGGCGGCCACAAGCGGTGGCGTCCCGATCCTGCTCGGCGGCGATCACAGCCTCTCCATGGGCAGCGTTTCCGGCATGGCGCGTTATGCAAGTGAGGTGGGCCGACCGCTCTACGTGCTTTGGCTGGATGCCCATTCGGACTTTAATGCGCCGGAGACCTCTCCGTCGGGTAATATCCACGGCATGCCCGTCGCGTTCTTCTGCGGCAAGGCTGAATTTGCCCCGATCCTTCCCAAAGAACGGCCCTTTGTCGATCCACGCCATGTCTACCAGGTCGGCATCCGTTCAGTAGACGAGGAGGAACGCCGACTGATCTCGGAGAATGCCGTCAATGTCTACGACATGCGCGCGATTGATGAAGAGGGCATGGGAAGCATCGTCAAACGCATCCTGGCCGATGTCCGCGAGGCCAACGCTCTGCTGCATGTCAGCCTCGATGTCGACTTCCTCGATCCCGACGTTGCACCCGGCGTTGGCACCACGGTTCCGGGCGGCGCGACCTTCCGCGAGGCGCATCTGATCATGGAGCTTTTGCACGACAGCGGGCTTGTCTCCTCCCTCGACCTCGTCGAGCTCAACCCGTTTCTCGATGACCGAGGCCGCAGCGCCCGTGTCATGGTGGAACTGGCTGCGAGCCTCTTCGGCCGCCGCATTCTGGACCGTCCGACGAGGGGTGGTTAG
- a CDS encoding autotransporter assembly complex protein TamA has translation MPRPSGWTLPKFSHAFRLGLLLTVASPLSIGITSQAHAFELFGIRLFGSDEVDRDIIDPVDYSIVLDTGEADRALKKSLERTSLLVADEDQPVSGDLGLVIKARDDRDRLIATLYENALYGGIVTVTIDGRDIDTLPPNPIFDRSRPVPVAITVQPGPTFELGDISLEGDAARLDPTDFDLVPGGNAGSLVILRAAEQIAERLKEEGRPLTEVTRRQVVADHETNTVDVTIAVEAGPVAPLGAVTVKGARAVDSEFIAYYSRLRPGQTYSPEQLRKAGERLRTLGVFSSATINEADGLDPSGSLPIGITVSEGKHRYFGVGASYSSLDGGGVEGYWGHRNLFGQAESLRIEGAVRGLGELKDVSDVTSLDYTAGITFIKPGAFVPSGTLEASIKGSTLKTDYYDAATVTGKVSYAYELTDTDIVNAGVSLAYDSIDDAFGDDNEYLTFGVPLGYIRDTRDNRLNATEGHYGTISLTPSYDFFGQTFFTSLEGSISAYLGFGEEDRFVLAGRLNAGTLVGGGDLSAIPATRRFFAGGGGSVRGYSFQEITPKTAADEGTGGRSYVTANLEARIGVTDTIGIVPFFDIGTVTDTTVPDFSDIKMGAGVGLRYMTPFGPLRLDVAVPLDPYDGGSRYAIYAGIGQSF, from the coding sequence ATGCCGAGACCGAGTGGATGGACATTGCCGAAATTTAGTCATGCGTTCCGGCTCGGGCTTTTACTGACCGTCGCGAGCCCCCTGTCCATCGGCATAACCTCGCAGGCCCACGCTTTCGAGCTGTTCGGAATCCGTCTTTTTGGCAGCGACGAAGTCGACCGCGACATCATCGATCCCGTCGATTACAGCATTGTCCTCGATACCGGTGAGGCCGATCGCGCCCTGAAGAAATCCCTGGAACGCACGTCGTTGCTGGTCGCTGACGAAGATCAGCCGGTGTCCGGCGATCTTGGCCTCGTCATCAAGGCCCGCGATGATCGCGATCGCCTCATCGCGACACTTTATGAAAACGCGCTCTATGGCGGCATTGTCACGGTGACGATCGACGGTCGCGACATCGATACCCTGCCGCCGAACCCCATCTTCGATCGCTCACGCCCCGTCCCGGTCGCCATCACTGTGCAGCCCGGTCCGACCTTTGAATTGGGTGATATCAGCCTCGAGGGCGATGCGGCGCGTCTAGACCCCACAGATTTCGATCTGGTGCCCGGCGGCAATGCGGGTTCGTTGGTGATTCTGCGCGCGGCGGAACAGATAGCCGAGCGCCTGAAGGAAGAAGGCAGGCCCCTGACGGAAGTGACCCGCCGCCAAGTTGTCGCCGATCACGAGACCAACACCGTCGACGTGACAATCGCGGTCGAGGCTGGCCCTGTCGCGCCGCTCGGCGCCGTCACCGTCAAGGGCGCTCGGGCAGTCGATTCAGAATTTATCGCCTATTACTCGCGGCTGCGACCGGGCCAGACCTATTCGCCCGAACAGCTGCGAAAAGCAGGCGAGAGACTGCGCACACTCGGCGTCTTCTCCTCTGCGACCATCAACGAGGCGGACGGACTGGACCCGAGCGGATCCCTGCCGATCGGCATCACCGTCTCGGAAGGCAAGCATCGCTACTTCGGCGTCGGAGCGAGTTACTCTTCGCTCGATGGCGGCGGCGTCGAAGGCTATTGGGGCCACCGCAATCTGTTCGGCCAGGCGGAATCGCTGAGGATCGAAGGCGCGGTGCGCGGGCTTGGAGAATTGAAGGACGTCAGCGACGTCACCTCGCTCGACTACACGGCCGGCATCACTTTCATAAAGCCGGGCGCTTTCGTCCCCTCGGGCACGCTTGAGGCCAGCATCAAGGGCAGCACGCTCAAGACCGACTATTACGACGCTGCGACGGTGACGGGCAAGGTATCCTATGCCTATGAATTGACCGATACCGACATCGTCAATGCCGGCGTCTCCCTTGCCTATGACAGCATCGACGATGCCTTCGGCGACGACAACGAATACCTGACCTTCGGCGTGCCGCTCGGCTACATCAGGGACACCCGCGACAACCGGCTGAACGCCACCGAGGGTCATTACGGCACCATCTCGCTGACACCGAGCTACGATTTCTTCGGCCAGACCTTCTTCACCTCGCTCGAGGGTTCGATCTCGGCCTATCTAGGCTTCGGCGAAGAAGACCGCTTCGTCCTCGCCGGCCGTCTGAATGCGGGCACGCTGGTTGGCGGCGGCGATCTCTCGGCCATTCCGGCGACCCGACGCTTCTTCGCCGGAGGCGGTGGCTCGGTGCGCGGCTATTCCTTCCAGGAAATCACCCCGAAGACCGCCGCCGACGAGGGCACCGGCGGCCGATCCTATGTCACGGCCAATCTTGAAGCCCGCATCGGAGTGACCGATACGATCGGCATCGTGCCCTTTTTCGACATCGGCACGGTCACCGACACCACAGTGCCTGATTTCTCCGATATCAAGATGGGCGCAGGGGTCGGTCTGCGATACATGACCCCCTTCGGTCCTTTGCGGCTTGATGTAGCGGTTCCTCTGGACCCGTATGACGGCGGCAGCCGTTATGCAATCTATGCCGGCATCGGCCAGAGCTTCTGA
- a CDS encoding glycine zipper domain-containing protein → MKKALVLMLVGLSVAGCTQTERGAGIGAASGAIIGGIATGNVRGAAVGAAIGGVAGAVIGRVSEQPGQCYYRDRYGNRYIDACPRSY, encoded by the coding sequence ATGAAGAAAGCTCTTGTGCTGATGCTGGTCGGCCTATCGGTCGCAGGCTGCACCCAGACGGAACGCGGTGCCGGCATCGGCGCTGCCTCTGGCGCGATTATCGGTGGCATTGCCACGGGCAATGTCCGGGGTGCCGCAGTCGGCGCAGCCATCGGCGGCGTAGCAGGCGCCGTGATCGGCCGCGTCTCGGAGCAGCCGGGCCAGTGCTACTACCGCGACCGTTACGGCAACCGCTATATCGACGCTTGCCCGCGCAGCTACTGA
- a CDS encoding Lrp/AsnC family transcriptional regulator, protein MDDLDRTILGALRQNARLPVASLAAMTGASRATISARIDRLVANGTIAAFTILTGSEIQPSGVRAIIMIEVVGKFHDRVAHQLRGMPQVRSLHSTNGKWDFIAELEERDLASFDATLRRIRLIEGINFTETNILLKTSKVA, encoded by the coding sequence ATGGACGACCTCGATCGCACCATCCTCGGCGCATTACGCCAGAACGCTCGCCTGCCCGTTGCTTCGCTTGCGGCGATGACGGGGGCTTCGCGCGCGACGATTTCGGCCCGAATCGACCGGCTGGTGGCGAACGGCACGATTGCGGCCTTCACCATCCTGACGGGCAGCGAGATCCAGCCCAGCGGTGTCCGGGCGATCATCATGATTGAAGTGGTCGGGAAGTTTCACGACCGGGTGGCCCATCAATTGCGCGGCATGCCGCAGGTGCGTTCCCTGCACAGCACCAACGGCAAGTGGGATTTCATTGCCGAGCTGGAGGAGCGGGATCTCGCGAGTTTCGACGCAACATTGCGCCGGATCCGGTTGATCGAAGGGATCAACTTCACGGAGACCAATATTCTCCTTAAGACCAGCAAGGTCGCCTGA
- a CDS encoding translocation/assembly module TamB domain-containing protein, producing the protein MIWLKRILTWTIRLLGGLMAALIALFVVIILVGGFSRTGSQFLADQIAKLISADNQQITLTGTGPLLSSKFSVDRITIADSQGVYATVDDLSLDWTPRDLIRKRFTADRITARQVTVDRAPLPSEEPQTDEPFSLPVEIDVASVDLPSIAIGAALAEQDLDLSALGSLTIVGETIASRLTATRLDEPGNNAVVDLLYAPNDNQLRINLDYQEPAAGLLGERLQLPGLPAFAIKVDGDGPLDDWAGEVTASLDGERTITVDVTHKLGENGMRMLTANGGGLFSGLVPPELRDVLAGETTIDVAAQLGADGSVAIERGRFSTASAEVEAAGRYDPNGQNDIRLTARATGEPVSITSQSPDFTGGVRLRSLALAVTGQAPAASLSLRADLAEFTVPQGRLSDVTLSADSDSFDLANQAGPINLQASVQETDIRDESIRPYVRGPLTLAAPLTVSAETITFEQLVFDSNGLDLQGSGQYSLADNGFSGRLAVRAEPEMLPPALSNRLNGPVDLSARVDYVAPGAVALREIVATSDIAQAEGSLSLDQDGMIATDLTGQLRDIGLFVERLEAPASFNLSASGPLDAIEASVTLVVEEGQAAGYRIDDLTLQLDGVANRQAPSANLTARGQIDGKPVDAKAQVVSADGVTRVEALDLAIGPNRLTGALDLGPGMLPSGDVAFDFPDLSLLAALAGQTVAGDLKGEVTLASREGRLAADVQASGTAIRQGALTIAEPTIDLRLSDVMALAAEGTIRAASIASGANRLDAVTVAFTRSGTDTDFDVTGRYDNAPVRLRGALNQGDAGLAVAIEELNAAPRGIALALASPTSIRLTDGQVSIAETVISAGSGRIALSGTVGERLDLAADITALPASLAAALAPEIAPEGTISGTVTVRGTTAAPVADYRLDWQNAAIAQTRGAGVPPLGITANGRFENQNLTLDSRISGAGIGLAAGGTVSLQNGPGLDIRVQGDVPLSAANGQLGAQGFVAEGNASVNLTIGGTGAQPNISGTVSTSGARIVDVRRNLAIEQIATTVNLTGTRAEIGSLTGNLATGGRVSASGFIDIANPGLPADLTINLDQAVYVDGTTVTSTADGRLTLTGQLLNGPTLGGTINLSRTSVTLQESRPASLQALDIEHRHAPPAILRQQREQAPAEGRSASAPIALDLTISSPSQTFIRGRGIDAELGGTIRLTGSAAAPVVSGAFELRRGRMQILTKRLDITRATITFGGDLVPLLDLEATTTSGNATIVILLTGLASNPQVTFTSTPSLPQDEILAQLIFGQSLSRLSPLQIAQLADAAAQLAGGQGTSLFQSLRSTLGIDDLDISTDETGGTSISAGKYLNDRTYIELEQSGAGETRATINLDIGRGLKLKGEAGGDGAGGGIFYEREY; encoded by the coding sequence ATGATCTGGTTGAAGCGCATCCTGACCTGGACGATTCGCCTGCTGGGCGGCTTGATGGCTGCGCTGATCGCGCTCTTTGTGGTCATCATTCTCGTCGGCGGCTTCTCGCGCACGGGAAGCCAATTTCTCGCCGACCAGATTGCCAAGCTCATCTCGGCCGACAATCAGCAGATCACTTTGACCGGCACCGGACCGCTGCTCAGCAGCAAGTTTTCCGTCGATCGCATCACGATTGCAGACAGCCAGGGCGTCTACGCGACCGTCGATGATCTTTCGCTCGACTGGACCCCGCGCGATCTGATCCGCAAGCGGTTTACAGCGGATCGCATCACGGCTCGCCAAGTGACTGTCGACCGTGCGCCGCTTCCCTCCGAAGAACCGCAAACGGATGAACCATTCTCCTTGCCGGTCGAGATCGACGTCGCGTCCGTCGATTTGCCGTCGATTGCAATCGGGGCAGCCCTTGCAGAACAGGACCTGGACCTTTCCGCACTGGGATCCCTGACGATTGTCGGCGAGACGATTGCAAGCCGACTGACAGCGACACGGCTGGACGAGCCCGGCAACAATGCCGTGGTCGACCTGCTCTATGCGCCGAACGACAACCAGCTGCGCATCAACCTCGATTATCAGGAGCCGGCGGCAGGTCTTCTCGGCGAAAGGCTGCAGCTTCCTGGTCTCCCGGCGTTCGCCATCAAGGTGGATGGCGACGGCCCGCTCGATGACTGGGCTGGCGAGGTCACAGCGTCGCTCGACGGCGAACGCACGATCACGGTCGACGTCACCCATAAACTTGGCGAGAACGGAATGCGCATGCTGACCGCAAATGGCGGCGGCCTGTTCTCCGGTCTTGTCCCGCCGGAACTGCGGGATGTCCTCGCCGGAGAGACAACGATCGATGTCGCTGCCCAGCTGGGCGCAGACGGATCGGTTGCGATCGAACGGGGCAGGTTCTCAACGGCCTCGGCCGAAGTCGAAGCCGCCGGGCGCTACGATCCAAACGGGCAGAACGATATCAGACTGACGGCCCGCGCAACCGGTGAGCCCGTCAGCATTACCTCGCAGTCGCCCGATTTCACCGGCGGCGTCAGATTGCGGAGCCTTGCACTCGCCGTCACCGGCCAGGCACCGGCCGCAAGCCTGTCGCTGCGCGCCGATCTGGCAGAGTTCACCGTCCCGCAGGGCCGCCTCTCGGATGTGACGCTATCGGCCGACAGCGACAGCTTCGATCTTGCCAATCAGGCGGGACCGATCAACCTCCAGGCATCGGTGCAAGAGACAGACATCCGCGACGAGTCCATTCGCCCTTATGTCAGGGGTCCGCTAACGCTGGCAGCGCCGCTGACCGTGAGCGCGGAGACGATCACCTTCGAGCAGCTGGTTTTCGATAGCAATGGTCTCGACCTGCAAGGCTCCGGCCAATATTCGCTTGCCGACAACGGATTTTCAGGGCGTCTCGCCGTTCGGGCAGAACCCGAAATGCTTCCTCCCGCACTTTCAAACCGGCTCAACGGGCCCGTGGACCTGTCCGCCCGGGTCGATTACGTCGCACCGGGCGCGGTGGCGCTGCGGGAGATCGTGGCCACGAGTGACATTGCCCAGGCCGAAGGCTCCCTCTCCCTCGATCAGGACGGCATGATCGCCACCGACCTGACCGGTCAGCTTCGGGACATCGGGCTTTTCGTTGAACGACTTGAAGCGCCTGCTTCCTTCAACCTCTCGGCATCCGGCCCACTCGATGCGATCGAGGCGTCCGTCACCCTTGTGGTCGAGGAGGGCCAGGCAGCCGGTTATCGCATCGACGATCTGACGCTCCAGCTCGACGGCGTGGCAAATCGCCAGGCGCCGTCCGCCAACCTGACCGCACGCGGCCAGATCGATGGGAAGCCGGTCGATGCGAAGGCGCAGGTCGTCAGTGCCGATGGCGTGACGCGGGTCGAAGCACTGGATCTTGCCATCGGCCCGAACCGGCTGACGGGTGCGCTCGACCTCGGGCCGGGCATGCTGCCGAGCGGCGACGTTGCATTCGACTTTCCGGATCTGAGCCTGCTTGCTGCACTTGCCGGTCAGACCGTAGCGGGCGATCTCAAGGGAGAGGTGACGCTCGCCTCTCGCGAGGGCCGGCTCGCGGCTGACGTTCAGGCCTCCGGCACGGCAATCCGACAAGGTGCGCTGACGATTGCAGAGCCGACAATCGATCTTCGGCTGTCCGACGTCATGGCGCTTGCCGCCGAGGGCACGATACGCGCAGCGAGTATCGCATCCGGCGCCAACCGCCTGGATGCGGTGACAGTAGCCTTTACGCGATCGGGCACCGATACGGATTTCGACGTCACCGGGCGATACGACAATGCTCCTGTTCGCCTCCGTGGCGCACTGAACCAGGGAGACGCAGGCCTCGCTGTCGCGATCGAAGAACTGAACGCTGCACCGCGTGGCATTGCACTCGCTTTGGCGTCTCCCACCTCTATTCGCCTGACGGACGGGCAGGTCTCGATCGCCGAGACAGTCATTTCCGCAGGTTCAGGCCGGATCGCCCTGTCGGGCACGGTTGGTGAAAGGCTGGATCTCGCAGCCGACATCACCGCCCTTCCCGCCTCGCTCGCCGCGGCGCTTGCACCCGAGATCGCGCCGGAAGGCACGATTTCCGGCACGGTCACGGTGCGTGGTACGACAGCGGCGCCCGTTGCCGATTATCGCCTCGACTGGCAGAATGCGGCGATCGCCCAGACCCGGGGCGCCGGGGTGCCTCCGCTCGGCATCACGGCAAACGGCCGGTTCGAAAACCAGAACCTGACCCTGGACAGCCGTATCAGCGGGGCTGGCATCGGCCTCGCGGCTGGCGGCACCGTCTCGCTCCAGAACGGTCCCGGCCTCGACATCCGGGTCCAGGGCGATGTGCCGCTTTCCGCCGCCAACGGCCAGCTGGGTGCGCAGGGTTTCGTCGCCGAGGGCAATGCAAGCGTTAACCTCACGATCGGCGGAACCGGCGCACAGCCGAACATCAGCGGTACCGTATCGACCAGCGGCGCCCGTATCGTCGACGTGAGGCGCAACCTTGCGATCGAACAGATTGCAACGACAGTGAACCTCACCGGCACGCGCGCCGAGATCGGCAGCCTCACCGGAAACCTCGCGACCGGCGGACGGGTATCCGCAAGCGGTTTCATCGACATCGCAAATCCGGGCCTGCCCGCGGACCTGACGATCAACCTCGACCAGGCCGTCTATGTTGACGGCACTACGGTGACCAGCACGGCGGATGGCCGGCTTACCCTGACAGGGCAATTGCTGAACGGCCCGACGCTGGGCGGCACCATCAACCTTTCGCGCACATCGGTCACACTCCAGGAGAGCCGCCCTGCCAGCCTCCAGGCGCTGGACATCGAACACCGCCACGCCCCGCCGGCAATCCTCAGGCAACAACGCGAGCAGGCGCCGGCCGAAGGCCGTTCCGCCAGCGCACCCATTGCGCTCGACCTGACGATCTCCTCTCCATCCCAAACCTTCATTCGGGGCCGAGGCATCGATGCGGAACTGGGCGGGACGATTCGCCTGACCGGCAGCGCTGCCGCGCCTGTGGTTTCGGGCGCCTTCGAACTGCGGCGCGGTCGCATGCAGATCCTGACCAAACGGCTGGACATCACCCGCGCCACGATCACCTTTGGTGGCGATCTCGTGCCACTGCTCGACCTCGAGGCGACCACCACCTCCGGCAACGCAACCATCGTCATTCTGTTGACAGGGCTCGCCAGCAATCCGCAGGTGACCTTCACTTCGACCCCTTCGCTGCCTCAGGACGAGATCCTGGCCCAGCTGATTTTCGGTCAGTCGCTGTCGCGCCTCTCGCCGCTGCAGATCGCCCAGCTGGCCGATGCAGCGGCCCAGCTGGCCGGCGGACAGGGCACATCGCTCTTCCAGTCCCTGCGCAGCACACTCGGCATCGACGATCTCGATATCTCGACCGACGAAACCGGGGGCACCAGTATTAGTGCCGGGAAATATCTGAACGACCGGACCTATATCGAACTGGAGCAGAGCGGTGCCGGCGAGACGAGGGCAACAATCAACCTGGATATCGGCCGGGGATTGAAGCTGAAAGGCGAAGCCGGTGGCGACGGTGCGGGCGGCGGCATCTTCTACGAGAGGGAATACTGA
- a CDS encoding xanthine dehydrogenase family protein molybdopterin-binding subunit has protein sequence MGVEGIGARVARKEDKRFLTGKGRYTDDMVVPGMKYAYFVRSPYAHAKIKSIDVAAAKAMPGVIDVLDGKQLLADGIGNLICGWMIHSKDGTPMKMGAWRPLAHETVRYVGDAVAIVIADSVGEARDASEAVAVEYEELPVVTGAVDALKPGAPQLHPEAPGNLIFDWEIGDSAAADAAIASAAHVTEIEILNNRLSPNPMEPRATLGIYDTAEDHFTCYTTSQNPHVARLVMSAFYNVAPEHKLRVIAPDVGGGFGSKIYIYPEEVVCLWASKKTGVPVKWTSDRTEAFLTDAHGRDHVSKVKMAFDKDHKIIGLKVDTIANLGAYMSLFSSSVPTYLYATLLSGQYAIPAIHANVRTVYTNTVPVDAYRGAGRPEATYLLERTVETAARELGISPAELRRKNFVRTFPYQTPVIMCYDAGDYDASLEAAMSASDWNGFPARKAEAARRGKLRGIGMSCYIEACGIAPSAAVGSLGAGVGLWESAEVRVNAVGTVEVLTGSHSHGQGHETTFAQLVSERFGLPIDNVSIVHGDTDKVQMGMGTYGSRSGAVGMSAIVKALDKVEAKAKKIAAHLMEADESDIVIDNGELKVAGTDKSVPWFQVALAAYTAHNLPSGMEPGLKEGAFYDPSNFTFPAGCYIAEVEVDPETGKTDIIQFVAADDFGNIINPMIVEGQVHGGIAQGIGQALLEGVHYDPQTGQLLTASYMDYAMPRADDLPSFNVSHQNTPCPGNPLGIKGCGEAGAIGSPPALINAITDAIGNNNLNMPATPLAVWSALQVNATRQAAE, from the coding sequence ATGGGTGTTGAAGGAATCGGCGCGCGTGTGGCGCGCAAGGAAGACAAGCGTTTCCTGACCGGCAAGGGCCGGTATACCGACGACATGGTCGTCCCGGGCATGAAATATGCCTATTTCGTCCGCTCGCCCTATGCACATGCCAAGATCAAGTCGATTGATGTCGCCGCTGCCAAGGCGATGCCCGGTGTCATCGATGTCCTCGATGGCAAGCAGCTCTTGGCCGATGGCATTGGCAACCTGATCTGCGGCTGGATGATCCATTCGAAAGACGGCACGCCGATGAAGATGGGCGCCTGGCGTCCCCTCGCGCATGAGACCGTTCGTTATGTCGGTGACGCCGTTGCGATCGTCATCGCTGACAGCGTCGGCGAGGCGCGCGATGCTTCGGAAGCCGTGGCTGTCGAGTATGAAGAGCTGCCAGTTGTGACCGGTGCCGTCGATGCACTCAAGCCTGGCGCGCCGCAGCTTCACCCGGAAGCGCCGGGCAACCTGATCTTCGACTGGGAAATCGGCGACAGCGCTGCCGCCGATGCGGCAATTGCCAGCGCCGCCCATGTCACCGAGATCGAGATCCTCAACAACCGCCTGTCGCCCAACCCGATGGAGCCGCGCGCCACACTCGGAATCTACGACACGGCGGAAGATCACTTCACCTGCTACACGACCTCGCAGAACCCGCATGTCGCGCGCCTGGTGATGAGTGCGTTCTACAACGTGGCGCCCGAGCACAAACTGCGCGTCATCGCGCCTGATGTCGGCGGTGGCTTCGGCTCGAAGATCTACATCTATCCGGAAGAGGTCGTCTGTCTCTGGGCCTCGAAAAAGACCGGCGTACCGGTCAAGTGGACCTCCGACCGCACCGAGGCCTTCCTCACCGACGCCCATGGCCGCGACCATGTCTCGAAGGTGAAGATGGCCTTCGACAAGGATCACAAGATCATCGGGCTCAAGGTCGACACGATCGCCAATCTTGGCGCCTATATGTCGCTCTTCTCGTCCTCGGTCCCGACCTATCTCTACGCCACGCTTTTGTCGGGCCAGTATGCGATCCCGGCGATCCATGCCAATGTGCGGACCGTCTATACCAATACCGTGCCGGTCGACGCCTATCGCGGGGCAGGCCGTCCGGAGGCGACTTATCTCCTCGAACGTACCGTCGAAACGGCAGCCCGCGAACTCGGCATCTCCCCGGCGGAACTGCGTCGCAAGAACTTCGTGCGCACCTTCCCGTACCAGACGCCCGTCATCATGTGCTACGACGCCGGCGATTACGATGCCTCGCTGGAAGCCGCTATGTCTGCCTCCGACTGGAACGGTTTCCCGGCGCGCAAGGCGGAAGCGGCACGGCGCGGCAAGCTGCGCGGCATCGGCATGAGCTGCTATATCGAGGCTTGCGGCATTGCGCCGTCGGCGGCGGTCGGTTCGCTTGGTGCTGGTGTGGGCTTGTGGGAATCGGCTGAAGTCCGCGTCAATGCGGTCGGCACCGTCGAAGTGCTCACCGGCTCGCATAGCCATGGCCAGGGTCATGAAACCACCTTTGCCCAGCTCGTCTCCGAACGGTTCGGCTTGCCGATCGACAATGTCTCCATCGTCCATGGCGATACTGACAAGGTGCAGATGGGCATGGGCACTTATGGTTCCCGTTCCGGCGCCGTCGGCATGTCGGCCATTGTCAAGGCGCTCGACAAGGTCGAGGCCAAGGCCAAGAAGATCGCCGCGCATCTGATGGAAGCCGACGAGAGCGACATCGTCATCGACAATGGCGAGCTGAAGGTCGCCGGGACCGACAAGTCTGTGCCGTGGTTCCAAGTGGCGCTTGCTGCCTATACCGCGCACAATTTGCCGTCCGGCATGGAGCCTGGCCTGAAGGAAGGCGCCTTCTACGATCCGTCAAACTTCACCTTCCCCGCCGGCTGCTACATCGCGGAGGTCGAGGTCGATCCGGAAACCGGCAAGACCGACATCATCCAGTTCGTTGCCGCCGACGACTTCGGCAATATCATCAATCCGATGATCGTCGAGGGCCAGGTGCATGGCGGCATTGCGCAAGGCATCGGCCAGGCGCTGCTCGAAGGCGTGCATTACGATCCGCAGACCGGCCAGCTTCTGACCGCGAGCTACATGGACTATGCGATGCCGCGTGCCGACGACCTGCCGTCCTTCAATGTCTCGCACCAGAACACGCCATGCCCGGGCAATCCACTCGGGATCAAAGGCTGCGGTGAGGCCGGCGCCATCGGTTCGCCGCCGGCGCTGATCAATGCGATCACCGATGCGATCGGCAACAATAATCTCAACATGCCGGCGACGCCGCTTGCCGTCTGGAGCGCGCTCCAGGTCAATGCGACCCGCCAGGCCGCCGAATAA
- a CDS encoding (2Fe-2S)-binding protein produces the protein MAKVTLTVNGRTVSGECEDRTLLVHFIREKLGLTGTHVGCDTTQCGTCVVHMDGKSIKSCSILAVQASGSSITTIEGLSSGGELHPVQAAFKEHHGLQCGFCTPGMVMTALDMICRHNGALDEATVRHELEGNICRCTGYHNIVKAVLSANEAMTAGRQAAE, from the coding sequence ATGGCTAAAGTGACACTGACGGTGAATGGCCGGACAGTGAGCGGAGAGTGCGAGGATCGCACCCTGCTCGTGCATTTCATTCGCGAAAAACTTGGTCTAACGGGAACGCATGTGGGCTGCGATACCACCCAATGCGGCACCTGTGTCGTTCACATGGACGGCAAGTCGATCAAGAGCTGTTCGATCCTGGCCGTCCAGGCCTCGGGATCGTCGATCACGACGATCGAGGGTCTCTCTTCCGGCGGTGAGCTTCACCCGGTTCAGGCAGCGTTCAAGGAGCATCATGGCCTGCAATGCGGCTTCTGCACTCCGGGCATGGTGATGACGGCGCTCGACATGATCTGTCGCCACAACGGTGCGCTCGACGAGGCCACCGTCCGCCACGAGCTCGAAGGCAATATCTGTCGCTGCACGGGCTACCACAACATCGTCAAGGCCGTGCTTTCGGCCAATGAAGCGATGACCGCCGGCCGCCAGGCCGCCGAGTGA